In Mycolicibacterium alvei, a single window of DNA contains:
- a CDS encoding amino acid ABC transporter permease has protein sequence MGNASVLFDAPGPRARIRNGILTALTVVVAAVLAGFVISRMAEKGQLTSEKWKPFLTADLWQTYVLPGVQGTLTAAAISIVLAGILGVLLGVGRLAPIAPIRWVCGVTVEFFRAVPVLIMMIFAYFLYAVYDTFPSKHLALAGVITGLTLYNGAVIAEIVRAGVNTLPRGQREAAASLGMSWAQTMRLILLPQAITAMLPVLVSQLVVVLKDTAIGYQITFVEMVRQGTVIGSAYGNYLPALIVIAILMITANFTLSWLATWLERRLRRSDRGPAPMEAEAVEQEGAPGAQVLHTQRD, from the coding sequence ATGGGCAACGCGTCCGTTCTCTTCGATGCCCCGGGCCCACGGGCTCGGATCCGCAACGGCATCCTCACGGCGCTGACCGTGGTCGTCGCGGCAGTGCTCGCGGGCTTCGTGATCTCGCGGATGGCGGAGAAAGGTCAGCTCACCAGCGAGAAATGGAAACCTTTCCTGACCGCCGACCTCTGGCAGACGTACGTTCTGCCCGGTGTGCAGGGCACGCTGACCGCCGCGGCGATCTCCATCGTGCTGGCCGGGATCCTCGGCGTGCTGCTCGGGGTGGGCCGACTGGCACCGATTGCGCCGATCCGGTGGGTCTGCGGCGTGACCGTGGAGTTCTTCCGGGCCGTGCCGGTGCTGATCATGATGATCTTCGCGTACTTCCTCTACGCCGTGTACGACACGTTCCCGTCCAAGCATCTGGCGCTGGCCGGCGTGATCACGGGTCTTACGCTCTACAACGGTGCCGTGATCGCCGAAATCGTGCGGGCGGGCGTCAACACGCTGCCGCGCGGGCAGCGGGAGGCAGCAGCTTCGCTCGGCATGTCGTGGGCACAGACGATGCGGTTGATCCTGCTGCCGCAGGCGATCACCGCAATGCTGCCGGTGCTGGTGTCACAACTGGTGGTGGTGCTCAAGGACACCGCGATCGGTTACCAGATCACCTTCGTGGAGATGGTGCGGCAGGGCACGGTCATCGGATCGGCATACGGCAACTACCTGCCCGCACTGATCGTCATCGCCATCTTGATGATCACCGCGAACTTCACATTGTCGTGGTTGGCCACCTGGCTGGAACGGCGACTGCGCCGATCTGATCGCGGTCCTGCACCGATGGAGGCCGAGGCCGTCGAGCAGGAAGGCGCACCGGGCGCGCAGGTGTTGCACACCCAGCGGGACTGA
- the recA gene encoding recombinase RecA has translation MAQQAPDREKALELAMAQIDKNFGKGSVMRLGEEVRQPISVIPTGSISLDVALGIGGLPRGRVVEIYGPESSGKTTVALHAVANAQAAGGIAAFIDAEHALDPEYAKKLGVDTDSLLVSQPDTGEQALEIADMLVRSGALDILVIDSVAALVPRAEIEGEMGDSHVGLQARLMSQALRKMTGALNNSGTTAIFINQLREKIGVMFGSPETTTGGKALKFYASVRLDVRRIETLKDGTDAVGNRTRVKVVKNKVSPPFKQAEFDILYGHGISREGSLIDMGVEHGFIRKSGSWFTYEGEQLGQGKENARKFLLENGDVANEIEKKIKEKLGIGAVVTAEVKADDVLPAPVDF, from the coding sequence ATGGCGCAACAGGCCCCTGATCGCGAAAAAGCGCTCGAGCTGGCGATGGCCCAGATCGACAAGAACTTCGGTAAAGGCTCGGTGATGCGCCTCGGCGAGGAGGTGCGCCAGCCGATCTCGGTGATCCCCACCGGTTCGATCTCTCTGGACGTGGCTCTCGGCATCGGTGGCCTGCCACGTGGCCGCGTGGTCGAGATCTACGGCCCGGAATCCTCGGGTAAGACCACGGTGGCGCTGCACGCGGTGGCCAACGCCCAGGCTGCCGGCGGCATCGCGGCGTTCATCGACGCCGAGCATGCCCTGGATCCCGAGTACGCCAAGAAGCTCGGTGTGGACACCGATTCACTGCTGGTGAGCCAGCCCGACACCGGTGAGCAGGCACTGGAGATCGCCGACATGCTGGTGCGCTCGGGCGCGCTGGACATCCTCGTGATCGACTCGGTGGCGGCCCTGGTGCCCCGTGCCGAGATCGAGGGCGAGATGGGCGACAGCCACGTCGGTCTGCAGGCCCGCCTGATGAGCCAGGCACTGCGCAAGATGACCGGTGCGCTGAACAACTCGGGCACCACCGCGATCTTCATCAACCAGCTCCGCGAGAAGATCGGCGTGATGTTCGGCTCGCCCGAAACCACCACGGGCGGTAAGGCTTTGAAGTTCTACGCCTCGGTACGCCTCGACGTCCGCCGCATCGAGACGCTCAAGGACGGCACCGACGCGGTCGGTAACCGGACCCGCGTCAAGGTCGTCAAGAACAAGGTTTCGCCGCCGTTCAAGCAGGCCGAGTTCGACATCCTGTACGGCCACGGCATCAGCCGCGAGGGCTCGCTCATCGACATGGGCGTCGAGCACGGCTTCATCCGCAAGTCCGGGTCCTGGTTCACCTATGAGGGCGAGCAGCTGGGCCAGGGCAAGGAGAATGCCCGCAAGTTCCTGCTGGAGAACGGCGATGTCGCCAACGAGATCGAGAAGAAGATCAAGGAAAAGCTCGGCATCGGTGCTGTCGTGACCGCCGAAGTGAAGGCTGATGACGTCCTTCCCGCCCCGGTTGACTTCTGA
- a CDS encoding hydrogenase maturation nickel metallochaperone HypA/HybF: MHEMAITQSVVDAVCEHAAGRRVHSVKLEVGALCAVVPDSMLFCFDLVTQGTVADGARLDLDIHPGAAHCRSCGAQFGLPDLILLCPCGSADVEVTDGRELRILSMEVS, encoded by the coding sequence ATGCACGAGATGGCGATCACCCAGAGTGTTGTCGACGCGGTGTGCGAGCACGCCGCCGGCCGCCGTGTGCACAGCGTGAAGCTCGAGGTGGGCGCGTTGTGCGCGGTCGTCCCGGACTCCATGCTCTTCTGCTTCGACCTGGTCACCCAGGGCACGGTGGCCGATGGTGCCCGCCTCGACCTCGACATCCACCCGGGAGCGGCCCACTGTCGCAGCTGCGGAGCGCAGTTCGGCCTGCCCGATCTGATCCTGTTGTGCCCGTGCGGAAGCGCCGACGTCGAGGTGACCGACGGCCGGGAACTGCGGATCCTCTCGATGGAAGTGAGCTGA
- the miaB gene encoding tRNA (N6-isopentenyl adenosine(37)-C2)-methylthiotransferase MiaB, which translates to MVNRDAADERLRAESTAQGSSVRTYQVRTYGCQMNVHDSERLSGLLEDAGYRRAPEGTDADIVVFNTCAVRENADNKLYGNLSHLAPRKQSDPNMQIAVGGCLAQKDRDSVLRRAPWVDVVFGTHNIGSLPTLLERARHNRAAQVEIVEALQEFPSTLPATRESAYAAWVSISVGCNNTCTFCIVPSLRGKEVDRRPGDILAEVQTLASQGVLEVTLLGQNVNAYGVSFAADERLREDPTNWSDVPRDRSAFAKLLRACGDIDGLERVRFTSPHPAEFTDDVIEAMAQTPNVCPTLHMPLQSGSDRILKAMRRSYRADRYLGIIDKVRAAIPHAAITTDLIVGFPGETEEDFQATLDVVERARFATAFTFQYSIRPGTPAAEMPDQLPKAVVSERYQRLIDLQERISWEENQAQVGREVELLVATGEGRKDAATARMSGRARDGRLVHFAPGDTDIRPGDIVTTTVTGAAPHHLIADAPLTTHRRTRAGDAHEAGRRPRTGVGLGLPRIGAPETSPSSEGCGC; encoded by the coding sequence ATGGTGAACCGTGACGCGGCCGACGAGCGGTTGCGCGCGGAGTCGACGGCGCAGGGCAGCTCCGTGCGTACCTATCAGGTCCGCACCTACGGCTGCCAGATGAACGTGCACGACTCCGAGCGGCTGTCCGGCCTGCTGGAGGACGCCGGCTACCGGCGTGCCCCCGAAGGCACCGACGCCGACATCGTTGTGTTCAACACGTGTGCGGTGCGCGAGAACGCCGACAACAAGCTGTACGGCAACCTCAGCCACCTGGCCCCGCGCAAGCAGTCCGATCCGAACATGCAGATCGCCGTCGGCGGTTGCCTGGCCCAGAAGGACCGCGATTCGGTCCTGCGCCGCGCGCCCTGGGTCGACGTGGTGTTCGGCACCCACAACATCGGGTCCCTGCCCACGCTGCTGGAGCGGGCCCGTCACAACCGGGCCGCCCAGGTCGAGATCGTCGAAGCACTGCAGGAGTTTCCGTCCACCCTGCCCGCGACGCGGGAGTCCGCCTATGCCGCCTGGGTGTCGATCTCGGTGGGCTGCAACAACACCTGCACCTTCTGCATCGTGCCGTCCCTGCGCGGCAAGGAGGTCGACCGCCGGCCCGGCGACATCCTGGCCGAGGTGCAGACCCTGGCCTCCCAAGGCGTGCTCGAGGTCACCCTGCTGGGCCAGAACGTCAACGCCTACGGGGTGTCATTTGCAGCGGACGAGCGCTTGCGCGAGGACCCGACGAACTGGTCGGATGTACCCCGCGACCGCAGTGCGTTCGCCAAGCTGCTGCGCGCCTGCGGTGACATCGACGGGTTGGAGCGGGTGCGCTTCACCTCACCGCACCCCGCCGAGTTCACCGACGATGTGATCGAGGCGATGGCGCAGACCCCCAACGTCTGCCCGACGCTGCACATGCCGCTGCAGTCCGGTTCGGACCGCATCCTCAAGGCGATGCGCCGTTCCTACCGGGCCGACCGGTACCTGGGCATCATCGACAAGGTCCGGGCCGCGATTCCCCATGCCGCGATCACCACCGACCTGATCGTCGGGTTCCCCGGCGAGACCGAGGAAGATTTCCAGGCCACCCTCGACGTCGTCGAGCGGGCCCGTTTCGCCACCGCGTTCACCTTCCAGTACTCCATCCGGCCCGGCACCCCGGCCGCCGAGATGCCCGACCAGTTGCCCAAAGCGGTTGTCAGCGAACGTTATCAACGCCTGATCGACCTGCAGGAGCGAATCTCGTGGGAAGAGAACCAAGCTCAGGTGGGCCGGGAAGTCGAGTTGCTGGTCGCCACCGGAGAGGGGCGCAAGGACGCCGCCACCGCCCGCATGTCCGGACGGGCTCGCGATGGCAGGCTCGTGCATTTCGCCCCCGGCGACACCGACATTCGGCCCGGCGACATCGTGACCACCACGGTGACCGGCGCCGCGCCGCACCATCTGATCGCCGACGCCCCATTGACCACGCATCGGCGTACCCGCGCCGGTGACGCCCATGAGGCGGGGCGGCGCCCGCGAACCGGTGTCGGCCTCGGCCTGCCGCGGATCGGTGCGCCGGAAACCTCGCCGTCATCAGAAGGATGTGGCTGTTGA
- a CDS encoding amino acid ABC transporter ATP-binding protein gives MISLSGVNKHFGSLHVLNDINLDVGRGQVVVVLGPSGSGKSTLCRTINRLETIDSGRIAIDGHVLPAEGRKLAQLRSDVGMVFQSFNLFAHKTILENVTLAPVKVRRRSKARARESAMVLLDRVGVANQADKYPAQLSGGQQQRVAIARSLAMNPKVMLFDEPTSALDPEMINEVLAVMTSLAGEGMTMVVVTHEMGFARRASDRVVFMADGAIVEDAAPTEFFDNPKSDRAKDFLGKILHH, from the coding sequence ATGATCTCGCTGTCGGGGGTCAACAAACACTTCGGCTCGCTGCACGTACTCAACGACATCAACCTCGATGTGGGCCGTGGCCAGGTGGTGGTGGTGCTCGGCCCGTCGGGATCGGGCAAATCCACGTTGTGCCGCACCATCAACCGGCTGGAGACCATCGATTCGGGCCGCATCGCGATCGACGGTCACGTGCTGCCTGCCGAGGGCCGGAAGTTGGCCCAGCTGCGTTCGGATGTCGGCATGGTGTTCCAGTCCTTCAACCTGTTCGCGCACAAGACAATTCTGGAGAACGTCACGCTCGCCCCAGTGAAGGTGCGCCGCCGGTCCAAGGCACGGGCCCGGGAGAGTGCGATGGTGCTGCTGGACCGCGTCGGGGTGGCCAACCAGGCCGACAAGTACCCCGCGCAACTGTCGGGTGGTCAGCAGCAACGCGTGGCGATCGCACGCTCGCTGGCGATGAACCCGAAGGTCATGCTGTTCGACGAGCCCACCAGCGCCCTGGATCCCGAGATGATCAACGAGGTCCTGGCCGTGATGACCTCACTCGCCGGCGAGGGCATGACGATGGTGGTGGTCACCCACGAGATGGGCTTCGCCCGCCGGGCCTCGGATCGCGTGGTGTTCATGGCCGACGGCGCCATCGTCGAGGACGCAGCACCGACCGAGTTCTTCGACAACCCGAAATCCGATCGCGCCAAAGATTTTCTCGGCAAGATCCTTCATCACTGA
- a CDS encoding amino acid ABC transporter permease, giving the protein MEIFDAHRDQILAAFWTTIQLTVYSAIGALVLGTVLAAMRLAPTPVMNWLGAAYVNIVRNTPLTLIILFCSFGVGQTLGITLVDPHSSTSIADSNFRLAVLGFTVYTASFVCETVRSGVNTVPLGQAEAARSLGLSFGQNLRIILLPQAFRAVIIPLGSVLIALVKNTTIASAIGVAEAALLMKEMIENTAALMTVGVIFATGFVILTLPLGLAFGWLGKRLAVAR; this is encoded by the coding sequence GTGGAGATTTTCGACGCACACCGCGATCAGATACTCGCGGCGTTCTGGACCACGATCCAGCTGACGGTGTATTCCGCGATCGGTGCGCTGGTCCTCGGCACGGTGCTCGCCGCGATGCGACTGGCCCCGACGCCGGTGATGAACTGGCTCGGCGCCGCGTACGTGAACATCGTGCGCAACACGCCGTTGACGCTGATCATCCTGTTCTGCTCATTCGGTGTCGGCCAGACATTGGGCATCACCCTGGTCGACCCGCATTCGTCGACATCGATCGCGGACAGCAACTTCCGTCTGGCGGTGCTCGGATTCACGGTCTACACCGCCTCTTTCGTGTGTGAGACGGTGCGCTCAGGCGTCAACACGGTTCCACTGGGCCAGGCCGAGGCCGCCCGGTCACTGGGTCTGAGTTTCGGGCAGAATCTACGGATCATCCTGCTGCCCCAGGCCTTTCGAGCGGTGATCATTCCGCTGGGGTCGGTGCTGATCGCGCTGGTGAAGAACACCACCATCGCCTCGGCGATCGGGGTGGCCGAGGCCGCACTGTTGATGAAGGAGATGATCGAGAACACCGCTGCGTTGATGACAGTCGGCGTGATCTTCGCCACCGGGTTCGTGATCCTGACGCTGCCACTGGGGCTGGCGTTCGGATGGTTGGGTAAGAGACTGGCGGTGGCACGCTGA
- the hypB gene encoding hydrogenase nickel incorporation protein HypB, whose translation MCATCGCGQDGAVITLAGHDHPHDHPHDHEHPHGDHQHTETVSLEQKVLAKNDLIAEQNRQWLAERGILALNITSSPGAGKTTLLERTIRELGANRTVTVIEGDQETLLDADRIRAAGARAVQVNTGAGCHLDAAMIHRALESLDPDPGSVLFIENVGNLVCPALFDLGEYSKVVVVSVTEGTDKPLKYPHMFAAAGLVILNKIDLLPYVDFDLETCCRHARSVNPGVTILPTSATRGDGLDAWYAWIDAQVNTTQAH comes from the coding sequence ATGTGCGCAACCTGCGGCTGCGGTCAGGACGGGGCCGTCATCACCCTCGCCGGTCATGACCATCCCCACGACCATCCCCACGACCACGAGCACCCCCACGGCGACCATCAACACACCGAGACCGTCTCGCTGGAACAGAAGGTGCTGGCCAAGAACGACCTCATCGCCGAGCAGAACCGGCAGTGGCTGGCCGAACGCGGCATCCTGGCGCTCAACATCACCAGTTCCCCGGGTGCGGGCAAGACGACACTGCTCGAACGGACCATCCGCGAGCTCGGCGCGAACCGCACGGTGACGGTGATCGAAGGCGACCAGGAGACGCTGCTCGATGCCGACCGGATCCGGGCCGCGGGAGCCCGTGCGGTTCAGGTCAACACCGGCGCGGGATGTCACCTGGACGCCGCGATGATCCACCGGGCGCTGGAAAGCCTCGATCCCGACCCGGGGTCGGTGCTGTTCATCGAGAACGTCGGCAACCTGGTCTGCCCGGCACTGTTCGATCTCGGCGAATACAGCAAGGTCGTTGTCGTATCGGTGACCGAAGGCACCGACAAACCGTTGAAGTACCCGCACATGTTCGCCGCGGCGGGCCTGGTGATCCTCAACAAGATCGACCTACTCCCCTACGTCGACTTCGATCTTGAAACCTGTTGCCGCCATGCACGATCCGTCAATCCCGGCGTCACGATCCTACCGACGTCGGCCACTCGCGGCGACGGGCTCGACGCCTGGTATGCCTGGATTGACGCACAGGTAAACACCACGCAGGCGCACTAG
- a CDS encoding Rv2732c family membrane protein: MWLLSNERDFDRFKDDLAAVERKVTREFDTGPRAMVVAILVFVVLLSFVLPHTGSTKGFDVLVGDATALNDGISLPSRVFTWLALVFSVGFSTLALITRRWALAWTALAGSAVASALGMLAVWSRQTAAGHPGPGIGLIIGWLAVIVLTFHWARVVWSRTALQLAAEEDRRRDAAQHQQRSVLGMPLPGDTERGAGKPDTTGEKPDQPDQT; this comes from the coding sequence ATGTGGCTGTTGAGCAACGAACGCGACTTCGATCGGTTCAAGGACGACCTGGCCGCCGTCGAACGCAAGGTCACCCGCGAGTTCGACACGGGTCCGCGGGCGATGGTCGTGGCCATCCTGGTGTTCGTGGTGCTGCTGTCGTTCGTGCTGCCGCACACGGGTTCAACCAAGGGGTTCGACGTCCTGGTCGGTGACGCCACGGCGCTGAACGACGGCATCTCGCTGCCGTCGCGGGTGTTCACCTGGTTGGCGTTGGTGTTCTCGGTCGGGTTCTCCACCCTGGCGCTGATCACTCGCCGCTGGGCGCTGGCCTGGACGGCCCTGGCGGGTTCGGCGGTGGCCAGTGCGCTCGGCATGCTTGCGGTGTGGTCGCGGCAGACCGCCGCGGGGCATCCCGGCCCCGGAATCGGGCTGATCATCGGCTGGCTGGCCGTGATCGTGCTGACGTTCCACTGGGCCCGCGTGGTGTGGTCGCGCACCGCGCTGCAGCTGGCGGCCGAAGAGGACCGGCGCCGTGACGCCGCGCAGCATCAGCAGCGCAGCGTGCTCGGCATGCCCCTGCCCGGCGACACCGAGAGGGGCGCCGGCAAGCCCGACACCACCGGCGAGAAGCCGGACCAGCCGGATCAGACCTAG
- a CDS encoding DUF349 domain-containing protein, producing the protein MTTSEPGEATPQPASGPTPRPTPTPAPRPGPPRPAPRPSRVAPVVAVAPSSDPRKFGRVDDDGTVWLVTGSGERVIGSWQAGDTESAFVHFGRRFDDLHTEIALLERRLTSGTGDARKIKSAAASLAESLPTAAVLGDVEALSSRLTAILEHADAAAATERAQRDEHRAAQTARKEALAVEAEDLAANATQWKSAGDRLREILDEWRTITGLDRKIDDALWKRYSSARETFNRRRGSHFAELDRGRVGARQAKEALCDQAEQLSGSTDWGATGAAFRDLLTQWKAAGRASKDVDDALWHRFKAAQDTFFGARNAAHAERDTEFKANATAKEALLAEAEKIDTTDLDAARAALRTIGDKWDAIGKVPRERAADLERRLRNVEKKIRDAPTGGVDPEAQARADQFRSRAEQFEKQAEKAEAAGRAKDAAEARASAEQWRQWADAAAATLGERK; encoded by the coding sequence ATGACAACTAGTGAGCCAGGCGAAGCCACCCCCCAGCCGGCGTCCGGGCCCACACCGAGGCCCACTCCTACGCCTGCCCCAAGGCCCGGACCACCCCGCCCGGCACCCCGCCCCAGCCGGGTCGCCCCGGTGGTTGCGGTGGCGCCATCCAGCGATCCACGCAAATTCGGGCGGGTGGACGACGACGGCACGGTGTGGTTGGTCACCGGATCCGGCGAGCGTGTCATCGGCTCGTGGCAGGCCGGTGACACTGAATCGGCGTTCGTCCACTTCGGCCGACGCTTCGATGATCTGCACACCGAGATCGCGCTGCTGGAACGCCGGCTGACTTCCGGTACCGGGGATGCCCGCAAGATCAAGTCTGCGGCGGCGTCCTTGGCCGAAAGCCTGCCCACTGCAGCAGTTCTCGGTGATGTGGAGGCATTGAGCTCGCGGCTGACCGCCATCCTGGAACATGCCGATGCCGCCGCGGCGACCGAGCGGGCCCAGCGCGACGAGCATCGCGCCGCCCAAACGGCACGCAAGGAGGCACTCGCCGTCGAGGCCGAGGATCTGGCGGCCAATGCCACGCAGTGGAAATCCGCGGGTGACCGTCTGCGCGAGATCCTCGATGAGTGGCGCACGATCACCGGGCTGGACCGCAAGATCGACGATGCCCTGTGGAAGCGCTACTCGTCGGCCCGCGAAACGTTCAACCGCCGTCGCGGCTCGCACTTCGCCGAACTGGACCGTGGCCGGGTCGGCGCCCGTCAGGCCAAAGAAGCGCTGTGCGATCAGGCCGAGCAGCTGTCCGGCTCGACCGATTGGGGCGCCACCGGCGCCGCCTTCCGCGATCTGCTGACCCAGTGGAAGGCCGCCGGACGGGCTTCCAAGGATGTCGACGACGCGCTGTGGCACCGGTTCAAGGCCGCTCAGGACACGTTCTTCGGGGCCCGAAACGCCGCCCACGCCGAACGTGACACCGAGTTCAAGGCGAATGCGACCGCCAAGGAAGCACTGCTGGCCGAGGCCGAGAAGATCGATACGACGGATCTGGATGCGGCCCGTGCGGCATTGCGCACGATCGGCGACAAGTGGGACGCGATCGGCAAGGTTCCCCGCGAGCGCGCCGCCGATCTGGAGCGACGCCTGCGCAACGTGGAGAAGAAGATCCGCGACGCTCCGACGGGCGGTGTCGATCCCGAGGCCCAGGCTCGCGCCGACCAGTTCCGCTCACGTGCCGAGCAGTTCGAGAAGCAGGCCGAGAAGGCCGAGGCCGCCGGCCGCGCCAAGGACGCGGCCGAGGCCAGGGCCAGTGCCGAACAGTGGCGTCAGTGGGCCGACGCCGCGGCCGCCACGCTCGGAGAGCGCAAGTAG
- the recX gene encoding recombination regulator RecX: MTSFPPRLTSEPSGTPEGEQTQDPRKREEQAKNVCLRLLTVRARTRAELIEQLTKRGYEEELSAKVLDRLAEVGLIDDEDFAEQWVRSRHANSGKGKRALAVELRKKGVDKEVIDAALADLDPAAERQRAEQLVRDKLRRERLDAEDGDVKVTRRLVGMLARRGYHQSMALDVVRDELAGERERRRV, encoded by the coding sequence ATGACGTCCTTCCCGCCCCGGTTGACTTCTGAGCCGTCGGGTACGCCCGAGGGGGAGCAGACGCAGGATCCTCGCAAACGCGAGGAACAGGCCAAGAACGTCTGCCTGCGCCTGCTCACCGTGCGGGCCCGCACCCGCGCAGAGTTGATCGAACAGCTCACCAAACGGGGTTACGAAGAAGAGCTCAGCGCCAAGGTCCTCGACAGGCTTGCCGAGGTGGGCCTGATCGATGACGAGGACTTCGCCGAACAGTGGGTGCGGTCCCGGCATGCCAACTCGGGAAAAGGCAAGCGCGCCTTGGCCGTCGAGCTTCGCAAGAAGGGCGTCGACAAGGAGGTCATCGACGCCGCACTGGCCGATCTGGACCCAGCTGCCGAACGGCAGCGGGCTGAACAGTTGGTCCGCGACAAGCTGCGTCGTGAGCGCCTCGACGCCGAGGACGGCGACGTGAAGGTGACCCGCCGGCTGGTCGGCATGCTGGCTCGTCGCGGCTACCACCAGTCGATGGCCCTCGACGTGGTCAGGGACGAGCTGGCCGGCGAGCGGGAGCGCCGGCGGGTATAG
- a CDS encoding class III extradiol ring-cleavage dioxygenase family protein produces the protein MLNAIAIVPATPVLVSQLVGAAAVEVADLRESVLTAAGSLPSRWLAIGVGPDDAVYGPDCVGTFAGYGVDVPVALGPGPGGEPVELPLCALVAGWIRGQATPGTDIEVHTYASAHPVGDALARGRALRARIEESPDPVGVLVVADGVNTLTPAAPGGHDPDSLPVQQQLDDALATGDLSALAELPETVLGRVAYQVLAGLAEPGTSSARERYRGAPYGVGYFVGEWLP, from the coding sequence GTGCTGAACGCCATCGCGATCGTTCCCGCCACCCCGGTTCTGGTGTCCCAACTTGTGGGTGCGGCCGCGGTCGAGGTGGCTGACCTCCGCGAGTCCGTCCTCACCGCGGCGGGCTCGCTGCCGTCACGCTGGCTGGCGATCGGGGTCGGCCCCGATGATGCGGTGTACGGGCCGGACTGCGTCGGGACCTTCGCCGGCTACGGCGTCGACGTCCCGGTGGCTCTCGGCCCCGGGCCCGGGGGAGAGCCGGTCGAGCTGCCGCTGTGTGCGCTGGTCGCCGGGTGGATCCGCGGGCAGGCCACGCCCGGCACAGACATCGAGGTGCATACCTACGCTTCCGCGCACCCGGTCGGCGACGCATTGGCGCGGGGCCGCGCCCTGCGCGCCCGAATTGAGGAATCCCCGGATCCCGTCGGCGTCCTCGTCGTCGCCGACGGGGTGAATACTCTGACCCCGGCAGCCCCCGGCGGGCATGATCCGGACTCGCTGCCGGTCCAACAGCAACTCGACGACGCACTGGCCACCGGCGACCTCTCGGCGCTGGCCGAGCTGCCCGAGACCGTGCTCGGCAGGGTGGCCTACCAGGTGCTGGCCGGACTGGCCGAACCTGGAACGAGCTCGGCCCGGGAGCGCTACCGTGGAGCGCCGTACGGAGTCGGCTACTTCGTCGGCGAATGGCTGCCGTGA
- a CDS encoding glutamate ABC transporter substrate-binding protein, whose translation MPSAPFKLIGTVALAIALPFAATACGGGSDSSKIVIGTKYDQPGLGQKKPDGTMSGFDVDVAKYVANELGYPEDKIEWKEAPSPQRETLIQNGQVEYIVGTYSITDARKEKVDFAGPYLLTGQSLLVRADNTDITGAASLENNKKLCSVSGSTPAQNIKTTYPKVQLQQFDTYSACVDALKNGIIDAVTTDEVILAGFAAQSPGTFKIVGDTFSEERYGIGLKKGDSELRTKINDAIEKMESSGAWKEAFERNLGPAGIQTPAPPAVDRG comes from the coding sequence ATGCCCTCCGCACCGTTCAAATTGATCGGTACCGTCGCGCTCGCGATCGCACTCCCCTTCGCCGCGACCGCCTGCGGTGGCGGTAGCGACTCCAGCAAGATCGTCATCGGCACCAAATACGACCAGCCCGGACTCGGCCAGAAGAAGCCCGACGGCACCATGTCCGGGTTCGACGTCGACGTCGCCAAGTACGTGGCCAACGAACTCGGCTACCCCGAGGACAAGATCGAGTGGAAGGAAGCCCCCTCGCCGCAGCGCGAGACGCTGATCCAGAACGGTCAGGTCGAATACATCGTCGGGACCTACTCGATCACCGACGCGCGCAAGGAGAAGGTCGACTTCGCCGGCCCGTACCTGCTGACCGGGCAGAGCCTGCTGGTCCGCGCCGACAACACCGACATCACCGGGGCAGCCTCGCTGGAGAACAACAAGAAGCTGTGCTCGGTGTCGGGCTCCACCCCGGCGCAGAACATCAAAACCACGTACCCGAAGGTGCAGCTGCAGCAGTTCGACACCTATTCGGCGTGCGTCGACGCGCTCAAGAACGGCATCATCGACGCGGTGACCACCGACGAGGTGATCCTGGCCGGCTTCGCCGCGCAGAGCCCGGGCACCTTCAAGATCGTCGGTGACACGTTCTCCGAGGAGCGTTACGGCATCGGCCTGAAGAAGGGCGACAGCGAACTCCGCACGAAGATCAACGACGCGATCGAGAAGATGGAGTCCAGCGGCGCCTGGAAGGAAGCGTTCGAGCGCAATCTCGGACCGGCCGGCATCCAGACCCCGGCGCCACCCGCCGTCGACCGCGGCTGA